In Synergistota bacterium, the sequence TATTGGAGAGCAAGGGTAATCCCTTCCTATAGACCCTCACCACCAAGACCTTCGGGAAGGAGGGGCGTTTCAAGAACGCTCATAGACTTTGGGGTGGTGGTTTATGGCAGGGATACAAAATATATAACCCTTTATAATCCACTTCCCTTCCCGATAACCGTTAGAATTAAGCCTGGAGCTCCTTGGATAAGGGTACGCTATGCTTCTGTAAGGATACCGGCTTTCGGTTCTCGTAGGCTTCCAATATCCGTATATGTGGATTACTTTCCAGGAAGTTTTGCTGAGGGATATGTCAGCTTTTACTTTCCTTGGGGAGTTATAAATGTCAGAGTTACCGCGAGACTTGGAGGAGGATATTCGCCACCGTATACTGCAAGGGTCAGGGTTTATCCTACCTATCTGGATTTTGGTACAGTTTGGTATGGCATGACAAGGGTAAGAACATTTGTGGTTAGAAACTATTCTTCCTCGCCTATAAGAGTGAGACTTAGCGAAAACGTACCCTGGCTGAGGGTCTATCCGATGATAACTTACATTCCTGCTTATAGCTCGAGAACTTTTAGGGTTAGAGTCTATGGTACAAATCTTCCACCTGGTTGGAGAAGCGCTTATATAAGGGTCTACACGCCGGCTGGAAGCTACAGTGTTAGGATAGTTGCGAGGGGAGGAATATAAGGCTTTGGAGCTAACTTTTACATTTAAGAGAGTTTTACCTGAAATTAAGAAGCTGGAGAAGCTTAGCGATGCCGAGCTCGCCAGGCTTGCTGTTTCTGATGATATTGCTTTTGAATACTTAGTGTATAGGTATCAGGGATTTATAAGATCTATGGTATTCTCCCTTACTTCATCCCGAGACGAGGGAGAGGACCTCTTTCAGGAAAGTTTGTGGAAGCTTTATAACTCTCTTGGAACCTACAAATCTGAATATGATTTCAAGCCTTGGTTGAGGAAGGTTATTTTGACAACTTTTCTTAGCATGAAAAGAAAGGAGAGGAAAATGATTAGCATAGATGAGCTTTCGGATAAAGGAATAGATCTTAAATCCGAGGATACCTCTCATGGTAGGTTGGAGCTGGAGAGCGCATTGGAAGAGGCGCTCTCCAGTCTTTCCAAAGAGACGAGAGTGATAGTTTACTTGAGATTTAAAGAGGGCTTAACCCATGAGGAGATCGCACGAGAGCTTGGAATGAAAGTTGAAACGGTTAGAAAACGCTTTAGCAGGGCTCTTTCTGTTTTAAGGAAGGTGATGAAGCTCTGAAGAGAGAGGAAGCGGAGAAGTTGATTAGTCTCCTTAAGGAAGGAAGTCTTTCTGAGGAAGAGGCAGAGGTTGCTTTGAAGCGCCTCAAGGAAGCATTTCCAGAGCTTTGGGAGGAGTATATACTATGGAGGGTTTTTGCCGAGAAGGAAAAGAAAGCAGAAAAGCTGGATTGGAAAAGGTCCTTAGGGGAAAGAAAGGAAAGAAGGGTGCGGGTATTCGTAGCTTTGTTATCTTTACTATTGTTCTTTGTTTTTTTGCTTTTTTATGTGTTTCCTCCGCGTATGGAGTATTACCCCCTAAGGGGTTACCCATTCATCCCCCGTTCCCTTTTCCCCGCTTTCTTGCTCGCCCTCGCCATATCTTTCTTTCTTTGGGAAAAATAGCCATTTTGCTGAACGTTATAAGTGCTTTTGTTCCTTTGATTTACCCAAGATTGGTTTCAAGGCTAAAATTCTCGCTGAAGGAAAAAGCCCCCCTTGCTGTTATCGCTGGAACTTTGATATTTTTGATTTTCTTTATGGTTCCGCCGGTTTATAGGTTCTTTACTTTAGGGGTTTTTCTTTTGCCGTCTGCAATAGGTTTAGCTGGCTTCTATTCCTGCGTGGGGGAGAAGTTTATGAAGGCTTTTAAAATGAAAGGTTTTAGCGAGTTTTTTTTCGTTATATTAGGTATGCTCCCATTCCTGGTATTTTTTCTTGTCCTGGGTCGCTTTTACTTGCGGATTCTGTTTAACTTTTTGATGATCTATGGATTGGGTACACTGATCTCAATTATGATATAATCTTCCTCTGAGGGGGTTGATAAACGTGCTTAAGATAAAGGATCTCTGGGTTGAGGTTGGTGGTAGAGTTTTATTGAGGGGTATAAATCTGGATATAGGCGATGGGGAAGTTCATATT encodes:
- a CDS encoding sigma-70 family RNA polymerase sigma factor, encoding MELTFTFKRVLPEIKKLEKLSDAELARLAVSDDIAFEYLVYRYQGFIRSMVFSLTSSRDEGEDLFQESLWKLYNSLGTYKSEYDFKPWLRKVILTTFLSMKRKERKMISIDELSDKGIDLKSEDTSHGRLELESALEEALSSLSKETRVIVYLRFKEGLTHEEIARELGMKVETVRKRFSRALSVLRKVMKL